In Argopecten irradians isolate NY chromosome 11, Ai_NY, whole genome shotgun sequence, one DNA window encodes the following:
- the LOC138335453 gene encoding palmitoyltransferase ZDHHC15-like, giving the protein MPLKNVLTILQRGCFRLSKFCQKTVLPQSRMNKLGPWLFLLETVCLCYIGTNQIIPTLWTRFGSSLVVMNQVFTWFLGAEILMNWLCVRFVTSSFQPSLAQIQLLKQDESPEQSTNYMMSPVEENTLRQRPIAEKSQSSSKKYFTWSTCKSCKHVRPARCHHCNICKTCVLARDHHCFFSGNCVGYKNLRHFFVFLFYSMYATVYAFIHATAYYCVELWPHSSALEILPFVTFIRNVFGQSNYHTGVLILVWWGLGMFLVIGAFQFIDLLLEIPEGVTAYEFNSGIELEDSRTLMEKIRAIFGKYWLLNFLVPVHFIFPPIVDPVNWPTIAGIKRGPDEFL; this is encoded by the exons ATGCCACTGAAAAATGTCTTGACTATTCTACAGAGAGGATGTTTTCGTCTATCGAAATTCTGTCAAAAGACAGTTCTGCCTCAAAGTCGGATGAACAAGCTGGGTCCATGGTTGTTCCTTCTGGAAACGGTCTGTTTATGTTACATCGGAACAAATCAGATTATACCGACATTGTGGACGCGGTTCGGGTCGAGTTTGGTCGTCATGAACCAGGTATTCACGTGGTTCCTTGGAGCGGAGATTCTCATGAACTGGCTGTGCGTGagatttgtgacgtcatcatttcaGCCAAGTCTCGCTCAGATCCAGCTGCTGAAACAGGATGAAAGTCCAGAACAG AGCACAAACTACATGATGTCGCCTGTCGAAGAAAATACCCTAAGACAACGACCAATCGCAGAAAAAAGCCAGAGTTCCTCCAAGAAATACTTCACGTGGAGCACTTGCAAGTCCTGTAAACATGTACGACCCGCTCGATGCCACCACTGCAACATATGCAAGACATGCGTTCTTGCGCGAGACCACCATTGTTTCTTTTCCGGAAATTGTGTTGGTTACAAGAACCTTCGACATTTCTTTGTCTTTTTGTTTTACAGCATGTATGCGACCGTGTATGCTTTCATACACGCCACAGCGTACTATTGCGTGGAGTTATGGCCACATTCAAGTGCTCTGGAGATATTGCCATTTGTAACCTTCATTAGGAACGTGTTCGGCCAGAGTAACTACCATACCGGGGTACTTATCTTAGTATGGTGGGGTCTTGGGATGTTTTTGGTGATTGGTGCTTTCCAGTTTATAGACCTCTTGCTAGAAATCCCGGAAGGTGTAACAGCATATGAATTTAACTCTGGAATCGAGTTGGAAGATTCCCGGACGCTAATGGAGAAAATCAGGGCGATATTTGGAAAGTACTGGCTTCTGAACTTTCTAGTCCCTGTGCATTTTATATTCCCGCCAATTGTGGACCCGGTCAACTGGCCGACTATCGCCGGTATAAAACGAGGGCCTGATGAGTTTCTGTAG